The following are encoded in a window of Solidesulfovibrio magneticus RS-1 genomic DNA:
- a CDS encoding glycosyltransferase, with protein sequence MRRQNDKNGGKAMRLAACFSQMGGLRGLLPLLTDAADFDIRWHGREPALAYIRARGHEAAPLNALRLAPEACDVLLTDTINLRRSDEGLLCREAWRAAAETGTPSVAFVDSWWGYLERFTLPGERLANAPLPDVIAVVDEIAHKDMLALGFPEQKLHMLGSPWLSSLVGDSRDGKPPLGGDPDEIVLTFVSQPLARVLNDRDSWGFTERDVIPALVRACTALPVEIKSRLRFVCLAHPEEDEAALAALLSETSPDFKTEVRKEPDPLGVVRSSHAVVGMFSILLVEAALCRRPVLSVQPGLKREDMLATNRCGATAVVREIAELPQTIERLLCDKGFQAELLRRQANFPVIAEAIERWRRMLQDLSSRCRREDR encoded by the coding sequence ATGCGGCGGCAAAACGACAAAAACGGCGGCAAGGCCATGCGCCTTGCCGCCTGCTTCAGCCAGATGGGCGGGCTTCGCGGCCTGCTCCCGTTGCTGACGGACGCGGCGGATTTTGACATTCGCTGGCACGGCCGCGAACCGGCCCTTGCGTATATCCGTGCCAGGGGGCACGAGGCCGCGCCTTTGAACGCGCTGCGGCTTGCTCCCGAGGCGTGCGACGTGCTCCTGACCGACACCATCAATCTGCGTCGCTCCGACGAGGGCCTGCTCTGCCGCGAGGCTTGGCGCGCCGCGGCGGAAACCGGGACACCCAGCGTGGCCTTCGTTGACAGCTGGTGGGGCTATCTGGAGCGTTTCACCTTGCCCGGCGAACGCCTCGCCAACGCGCCCCTGCCCGACGTCATCGCCGTGGTGGACGAGATCGCCCATAAGGACATGCTGGCCCTGGGCTTTCCCGAACAGAAGCTGCATATGCTCGGCAGCCCCTGGCTGTCCTCGCTGGTCGGCGACAGCCGGGACGGAAAACCGCCCCTTGGCGGCGACCCGGACGAGATCGTCCTGACGTTTGTTTCCCAGCCCCTGGCCCGCGTCCTCAATGATCGGGATTCCTGGGGATTTACTGAGCGCGACGTGATTCCGGCCTTGGTGCGTGCCTGTACGGCGCTTCCCGTGGAGATCAAAAGCCGCCTGCGCTTCGTTTGCCTGGCCCATCCAGAGGAAGACGAAGCGGCGCTTGCGGCGCTCTTGAGCGAGACGTCGCCTGACTTCAAGACGGAGGTGCGCAAGGAGCCCGACCCGCTTGGCGTCGTGCGGTCCAGCCATGCTGTCGTAGGGATGTTTTCGATCCTGCTTGTGGAAGCCGCGCTCTGCCGCCGTCCCGTGCTCAGCGTTCAACCGGGACTTAAGCGGGAAGACATGCTGGCCACCAACCGTTGCGGCGCAACGGCCGTGGTCAGGGAAATCGCCGAATTGCCCCAAACGATCGAACGGCTTTTATGCGACAAAGGTTTTCAAGCCGAGTTGTTGCGGCGGCAGGCGAACTTTCCTGTCATAGCCGAAGCCATCGAACGCTGGCGGCGTATGCTGCAAGATCTCAGCTCCAGATGTCGAAGGGAGGACCGCTAA
- a CDS encoding radical SAM/SPASM domain-containing protein translates to MNVDVEFSAICNLKCARCPQRDIVGKIPLGVMEYGLFTDIINEISENGACAIKSCLRGEPFMQPRIFDMIEYAKDKGILDIILTTNATLLDEKMIDDILKSSIAGLAISVDTHHSSSFETKGKEYSEVENHINMLLSKKKLANKNNLWVRIQTNIESNGSRQELISLKETVKKQFPLADMFMVGRLLHFNPDLDPYPDTRENYKDVRCNGIFHRFFITWDGKILPCALDYQERMVLGHVGKDSLSSVWLSSTMMQLREKHLAHEMDEYGICRHCHFRFTPKEKDIFTEDGEEHSKSITGYLLQNNK, encoded by the coding sequence TTGAATGTTGATGTTGAATTCTCTGCCATTTGCAATTTAAAATGCGCACGTTGTCCGCAAAGAGACATCGTGGGCAAAATTCCCCTTGGAGTCATGGAGTACGGCCTTTTTACAGACATTATCAATGAAATAAGTGAGAATGGCGCTTGCGCCATCAAGTCATGCCTTCGCGGCGAACCGTTTATGCAGCCAAGAATATTTGACATGATTGAGTATGCAAAAGACAAAGGCATTCTTGACATTATATTAACAACGAACGCCACATTGCTTGACGAAAAAATGATTGATGACATTCTCAAGTCATCGATCGCAGGATTAGCAATTTCTGTAGACACGCATCACTCAAGCTCTTTTGAAACGAAAGGGAAAGAGTACTCCGAAGTTGAAAACCATATAAATATGTTGTTAAGCAAAAAGAAGCTGGCAAACAAAAACAATCTCTGGGTTAGAATACAAACAAACATAGAGTCGAACGGATCCCGGCAAGAACTTATAAGTTTAAAGGAAACTGTTAAAAAGCAGTTCCCTTTGGCGGACATGTTCATGGTCGGCAGACTCCTCCATTTCAACCCCGACCTAGATCCCTATCCGGACACAAGGGAAAATTACAAAGATGTTCGTTGCAACGGCATCTTCCACCGGTTCTTCATCACATGGGATGGAAAAATATTGCCATGTGCGCTAGACTATCAAGAGCGAATGGTCTTAGGACACGTTGGAAAAGACAGTTTGTCCTCAGTCTGGCTTTCCAGCACCATGATGCAGCTCAGAGAAAAGCATCTGGCGCATGAAATGGACGAGTACGGCATTTGCCGCCATTGTCATTTTAGATTTACGCCAAAGGAGAAGGATATCTTTACGGAGGACGGCGAAGAACACTCAAAAAGTATCACGGGGTACCTCTTGCAGAACAACAAGTAA